The Podarcis raffonei isolate rPodRaf1 chromosome 2, rPodRaf1.pri, whole genome shotgun sequence genome window below encodes:
- the LOC128408086 gene encoding transmembrane emp24 domain-containing protein 9, with protein sequence MAAPVRSPSVLLRLLLLLAGLASPGWGLYFHLGETERKCFIEEIPDETMVIGNYRTQLFDKQREEYLPATPGLGMFVEVKDPDEKVVLSRQYGSEGRFTFTSHTPGEHQICLHSNSTKFSLFAGGMLRVHLDIQVGEHANDYAEIAAKDKLSELQLRVRQLLEQIEQIQKEQNYQRWREERFRQTSESTNQRVLWWSIVQTLILVAIGVWQMRHLKSFFEAKKLV encoded by the exons ATGGCGGCTCCCGTGCGCAGCCCGTCGGTGCTCTTGcggctcttgctgctgctggccGGCCTCGCCTCGCCCGGCTGGGGCCTCTACTTCCACCTGGGCGAGACAGAGCGCAAGTGCTTCATCGAGGAGATCCCCGACGAGACCATGGTCATCG GGAATTACCGGACGCAGCTGTTTGATAAGCAACGGGAAGAGTACCTTCCAGCTACTCCTGGCCTGGGCATGTTTGTGGAAGTGAAGGACCCTGATGAAAAG gTGGTGTTGTCTCGACAGTATGGGTCAGAGGGCAGATTCACCTTTACTTCACACACTCCTGGGGAACATCAGATCTGCCTACATTCTAATTCCACAAAGTTTTCCCTTTTTGCGGGAGGCATGCTG AGGGTCCACCTCGATATCCAGGTTGGGGAACATGCCAACGACTATGCTGAGATTGCAGCCAAAGACAAGTTGAGTGAGCTGCAGCTACGTGTACGCCAGCTCCTAGAGCAGATTGAACAGATCCAGAAAGAGCAGAACTACCAGCGG TGGCGAGAGGAGCGCTTCCGGCAAACTAGTGAGAGCACAAACCAGCGGGTTCTCTGGTGGTCCATTGTCCAGACCCTCATTCTTGTAGCCATTGGAGTCTGGCAGATGAGGCATCTTAAAAGTTTCTTTGAGGCCAAGAAGCTGGtataa
- the B4GALT7 gene encoding beta-1,4-galactosyltransferase 7 has protein sequence MFPSRRKSTMYRRAGSGSCRLFGILPRKFSLFQLFFVALLLGFLSLLWLQLSCSGDVTRSQRAAATLPQKPCTLEPLPQLPDDPSWGPHRLAVLVPFRERFEELLAFVPHMHHFLSRKKIRHHIFILNQVDHYRFNRASLINVGFLESGNDTDYIAMHDVDLLPLNEELDYGFPAAGPFHVASPELHPLYHYNTYVGGILLLTKQHYRMCNGMSNRFWGWGREDDEFYRRIRGAGLQLFRPSGIKSGYKTFQHLHDPAWRKRDQKRIASQKQEQFKVDRHGGLTNLQYRVESRTRLTVGESPCTVLNIFLECDTSETPWCTFG, from the exons ATGTTCCCGTCCCGGCGCAAGTCTACTATGTATCGCCGCGCGGGTAGCGG GTCCTGTCGGCTGTTTGGTATCCTACCCCGGAAATTTTCTCTCTTTCAACTCTTTTTTGTTGCACTGTTGCTGGGTTTTCTCTCCCTGTTGTGGCTGCAGCTCAGTTGTTCAGGGGATGTGACTAGAAGTCAAAGAGCTGCAGCTACACTGCCTCAGAAACCCTGCACATTGGAGCCTCTACCTCAGCTTCCTGATGACCCATCATGGGGACCCCACCGTCTAGCAGTGTTGGTGCCTTTCCGGGAGCGCTTTGAAGAGCTGCTGGCGTTTGTGCCTCACATGCATCACTTCCTCAGCAGGAAGAAAATTCGCCATCATATCTTCATACTCAACCAGGTGGATCATTACAG GTTTAACAGAGCATCTCTGATCAACGTGGGCTTCCTCGAAAGTGGCAATGACACAGATTACATTGCCATGCATGATGTGGACTTGTTACCTCTCAATGAGGAATTGGACTACGGCTTCCCAGCTGCAGGCCCTTTCCATGTGGCATCGCCGGAGCTGCACCCTCTCTATCACTATAACACCTACGTAGGTGGCATCTTGCTGCTCACCAAGCAGCACTATCGAATG TGTAATGGAATGTCGAACCGCTTCTGGGGCTGGGGCCGTGAGGATGATGAGTTTTATCGCCGCATCAGAGGCGCTGGACTTCAG CTGTTCCGGCCATCAGGAATTAAAAGTGGATATAAGACATTCCAGCATCTTCATGACCCAGCTTGGCGCAAGAGAGACCAGAAGCGCATTGCTTCCCAAAAGCAG GAGCAGTTCAAGGTGGACCGTCACGGAGGCTTGACCAACCTCCAGTACAGAGTGGAGTCACGAACTCGGTTGACTGTGGGAGAATCTCCCTGCACAGTCCTCAACATCTTCCTAGAATGCGACACCAGTGAGACTCCCTGGTGCACATTTGGCTGA
- the LOC128403702 gene encoding vesicular integral-membrane protein VIP36-like codes for MPLWDFQGSTMLTSQYVRLTPDERSKEGSIWNRVPCFLKDWELHVHFKIHGIGKKNLHGDGFALWYTRERLTAGPVFGSKDNFHGLAIFLDTYPNDEATEVSNDTHWPESVMCVVKSLSLLLFPTSSPLDNVDDPTGNFRSGPLTGWKVFLLLLCSLLGIIVCAVVGAVVFQKRQERNKQFY; via the exons ATGCCCCTCTGGGATTTCCAGGGGAGTACAATGCTGACCAGCCAGTATGTTCGATTGACCCCTGATGAGCGCAGTAAGGAGGGTTCAATCTGGAACCGAGTG CCCTGCTTCCTAAAGGATTGGGAGCTCCATGTCCATTTCAAGATCCATGGAATAGGCAAGAAAAATCTGCACGGAGATGGTTTTGCTCTGTGGTATACTCGGGAGCGCCTTACTGCAG GCCCTGTCTTTGGCAGCAAAGATAACTTCCATGGACTGGCCATTTTCCTGGACACTTACCCAAATGATGAAGCTACAGAGGTAAGTAATGACACACACTGG CCTGAGAGCGTGATGTGTGttgtaaaatctctctctctactTCTCTTTCCCACCTCCTCTCCTTTAGATAACGTGGATGACCCGACAGGAAACTTCCGCAGTGGGCCCTTGACGGGCTGGAAGGTGTTCCTCTTGCTCCTGTGTTCTCTGCTTGGCATCATTGTTTGTGCCGTGGTGGGAGCCGTGGTCTTCCAGAAACGCCAGGAGCGGAACAAGCAATTTTACTAG
- the LOC128408084 gene encoding rab11 family-interacting protein 2-like has translation MELDANQEGTKSLPVIGVDEDPEKEPAWHPTHLQLTVLRACSLRSKGATGTSNPYVVIQLQKQKFRTSVALHSLSPEWHEECTLQLPSVLDDSEENGLILTVMHQSLHHFNQFLGRVCLPLAQLFQDKTKRRNEWFVLQSRPGKKEKTRGQLQLDIQFLQISSQASEPALNSRGPWAFFSRFYGSRKGRRYKVYKEAPSQSPSLTNDEDSSSSSMTTELEASSMKSGSKCGSSLHMVAATSAGKKTTSKTQLQKLISCNYKELAPDAKSLAANSSQSEHPSTLEQFSSIFTQQLKKKSKPLKEERNLEAAGISMEAWQTSLPPLHVAGPSDIPPRAQTLHLSTVSLQQTTSTATASSVTRHFHRCRMHLSRSYQFFRRCFGLVP, from the exons ATGGAGCTGGATGCAAACCAGGAGGGAACAAAGTCCTTGCCAGTGATCGG GGTGGATGAGGACCCAGAAAAGGAGCCTGCCTGGCACCCTACCCACCTGCAGCTGACTGTCCTGCGTGCCTGCTCTCTACGCTCTAAGGGCGCCACTGGCACCAGCAACCCCTATGTTGTGATTCAGCTACAAAAGCAAAAGTTCAGGACCTCCGTAGCACTACACAGCCTAAGTCCCGAATGGCATGAAGAGTGTACATTGCAGCTGCCCAGTGTGTTGGATGACTCAGAAGAGAATGGCCTCATCCTTACCGTCATGCACCAGTCCTTGCATCATTTCAACCAGTTCCTCGGCAGAGTATGCTTGCCTCTTGCCCAACTTTTTCAGGACAAAACGAAGAGAAGAAATGA GTGGTTTGTGCTGCAATCTCGACCTGGCAAGAAGGAGAAGACAAGAGGACAGTTGCAGCTGGACATTCAGTTCTTACAGATCTCATCACAAGCCAGTGAGCCAGCGTTAAACTCTCGTGGGCCCTGGGCTTTCTTCTCCAGATTCTATGGGAGCAGGAAGGGCAGACGGTACAAGGTGTACAAAGAAGCTCCGTCTCAGTCACCCAGCTTG ACAAACGACGAGGATTCATCTTCCTCCAGTATGACCACTGAGCTAGAGGCCTCATCAATGAAGTCTGGATCCAAGTGCGGCAGCTCCTTGCACATGGTAGCAG CAACCTCGGCTGGCAAAAAAACTACCTCCAAAACTCAGCTGCAGAAGCTTATTTCGTGCAACTACAAAGAACTCGCCCCTGATGCCAAGAGCCTGGCAGCCAACTCAAGTCAGTCTGAGCACCCAAGTACCCTTGAACAGTTCAGCAGCATATTTACTCAACAGCTCAAGAAAAAATCTAAGCCTCTGAAAGAGGAGAGGAACCTGGAGGCGGCAGGCATTTCTATGGAGGCTTGGCAAACATCTCTTCCACCTCTCCACGTTGCAGGCCCCAGTGACATCCCTCCACGAGCACAGACCCTTCACCTGTCGACAGTCAGCCTCCAGCAGACAACCAGCACTGCTACAGCCAGCTCTGTGACCAGGCACTTCCACAGGTGCCGCATGCACCTGAGTAGGAGCTATCAGTTCTTTCGCAGGTGTTTTGGCCTGGTTCCCTGA